A genomic segment from Corylus avellana chromosome ca5, CavTom2PMs-1.0 encodes:
- the LOC132181287 gene encoding uncharacterized protein LOC132181287, whose translation MACVGGLSAGQSLLTKHSIPFTSSPVGFSRNRVGRRFCSVRAETMATEKLGIKIERNPPESKLTQLGVRKWPKWSCPPSKFPWTFDTKEACYLLEGKVKVTPDGSSESVEIGAGDFVEFPKGMSCTWDVSVGVDKHYNLG comes from the exons ATGGCGTGTGTTGGCGGTCTATCAGCAGGCCAATCATTACTAACCAAACACTCAATACCTTTTACTTCGTCTCCCGTGGGTTTTTCAAGAAACAGGGTAGGGAGGCGCTTTTGTTCAGTAAGAGCGGAGACCATGGCCACTGAGAAACTGGGAATCAAGATCGAGAGGAACCCTCCCGAGTCCAAGCTCACCCAACTTGGTGTCAGAAAATGGCCAAA GTGGAGTTGCCCCCCAAGTAAATTCCCATGGACATTCGATACTAAAGAGGCCTGCTATCTGCTTGAAGGAAAAGTGAAAGTTACTCCTGATGGGTCTTCCGAGTCAGTCGAGATAGGTGCTGGTGATTTTGTGGAATTCCCAAAAGGAATGAGCTGCACTTGGGATGTCTCAGTAGGTGTCGATAAGCATTATAATCTGGGCTAG
- the LOC132182074 gene encoding LOW QUALITY PROTEIN: berberine bridge enzyme-like D-2 (The sequence of the model RefSeq protein was modified relative to this genomic sequence to represent the inferred CDS: deleted 2 bases in 1 codon), which produces MESKRNPFPIITIFFLAFLVPCCLSAAPTDSIASCLTLHDIYNFTTFPDVENDDQSPANYYKLLNFSIQNLRFAESTVPKPIAIVLPESVDQLVDTVLCSREGSREIRVRCGGHSYEGTSSVAVDGAPFFIIDMMNLNRISVEVETEAAWVEGGATLGETYSAIADASKNHGFSAGSCPTVGVGGHIGGGGYGLLSRKYGLAADNVVDALLIDANGRLLDREGMGEDVFWAIRGGGGGVWGIVYAWKIKLLKVPPTVTGFSVSRPGTKRHVSKLVNKWQYVAPQYLEDDFYLSCFIGADLPETVSSAGISATFKGFYLGARSKAISILNQVFPELGVAEDDCMEMSWIESVVFFSGLSNGSSVSDLKNRYLQDKGYFKAKSDYVRAPISFSGISAALEILEKEPKGYVILDPYGGIMQKISSKSIAFPHGKGNLFTIQYLVAWQEEDDNKSCEYIDWIRGFYHSMTPFVSWGPRAAYINYMDFDLGVMDLVNTNVPSEVDSVETARLWGEKYFLKNYDRLVRAKTLIDPYNVFKNEQGIPPMSPICSFTAEKKNSELLGY; this is translated from the exons ATGGAATCCAAGAGAAACCCATTTCCTATAATCACGATCTTCTTCCTAGCCTTTCTTGTTCCTTGCTGTTTATCTGCAGCACCCACAGACAGCATAGCTTCCTGTTTGACTCTTCATGACATATACAACTTCACCACATTCCCTGACGTGGAAAATGATGACCAGTCACCGGCTAATTACTATAAGCTCCtcaatttttcaattcaaaatctGAGGTTCGCGGAGTCCACGGTCCCTAAACCAATAGCCATTGTGCTTCCGGAGAGCGTTGACCAGCTAGTTGACACTGTATTGTGCTCCAGAGAAGGGTCGAGGGAAATTAGAGTAAGG TGTGGCGGACACAGCTACGAAGGCACTTCGTCCGTCGCCGTTGACGGAGCTCCATTTTTCATCATTGACATGATGAATTTGAACCGGATTTCGGTGGAG GTGGAAACTGAGGCGGCATGGGTGGAAGGAGGAGCAACACTTGGTGAGACGTACTCTGCCATTGCTGACGCAAGCAAAAACCATGGATTCTCAGCCGGGTCATGCCCGACTGTAGGCGTTGGTGGGCATATTGGCGGTGGTGGATATGGGTTGTTGTCGAGGAAATATGGACTTGCAGCCGATAATGTAGTGGATGCACTTCTTATTGATGCTAATGGAAGGTTGCTTGACCGAGAAGGCATGGGAGAGGATGTGTTTTGGGCAATTAGAGGAGGCGGAGGGGGCGTTTGGGGGATTGTCTATGCTTGGAAAATCAAGCTGTTGAAAGTGCCACCAACTGTGACTGGTTTTTCAGTCTCTAGACCAGGCACCAAACGACATGTATCAAAGTTGGTGAACAAGTGGCAATATGTTGCACCCCAGTACTTAGAAGATGACTTCTATTTGTCATGTTTCATTGGTGCTGATCTGCCAGAAACCGTAAGTTCTGCTGGAATTTCAGCTACATTTAAAGGGTTTTATCTGGGTGCTAGGAGCAAAGCCATATCCATTTTAAACCAGGTTTTTCCTGAGTTGGGTGTTGCAGAAGATGATTGCATGGAGATGAGTTGGATTGAATCGGTTGTGTTCTTCTCCGGCCTAAGCAATGGAAGCTCAGTCTCCGACTTGAAAAACAGGTATTTGCAAGACAAGGGATATTTCAAGGCAAAATCAGACTATGTCAGAGCTCCGATTTCTTTTAGTGGCATAAGCGCTGCTCTTGAGATTCTTGAGAAAGAGCCCAAAGGGTACGTTATTTTAGACCCTTATGGAGGGATTATGCAAAAAATAAGCAGTAAATCCATCGCTTTTCCTCACGGAAAAGGCAACCTCTTTACAATTCAGTATCTGGTGGCATGGCAGGAAGAAGATGATAACAAAAGCTGCGAGTACATAGATTGGATAAGAGGGTTTTATCATTCAATGACACCCTTTGTTTCATGGGGTCCAAGGGCTGCTTATATTAATTACATGGACTTTGACCTTGGAGTGATGGATTTGGTCAACACTAATGTTCCATCTGAGGTGGACTCTGTAGAGACTGCCAGACTTTGGGGTGAAAAATACTTCTTGAAAAACTATGATAGACTGGTTAGAGCCAAGACACTAATTGATCCCTACAATGTTTTTAAGAATGAACAGGGTATTCCTCCAATGTCTCCGATCTGCAGTTTCACagctgagaaaaaaaatagtgagcTCCTGGGATACTAA